From Neobacillus sp. PS2-9, the proteins below share one genomic window:
- a CDS encoding restriction endonuclease, which translates to MLISEILIAILLALAFVHFQLTKRKNTYQTSMLIQHIDSSEEMKKTLAMGLYLRFKKENQDNPPNYSSIYIKEDPLVFELFVADVIQKIRGGSIWVSPPSGDFGVDFEHTTDKGMFLGQVKCYQGDLPFDPIALIHSNMIKKGAVGGYVITTGSFTPAAREYTDGLNIELIDGVKLVELWINGLVNVEEEIKKLIPEFI; encoded by the coding sequence ATGCTTATATCAGAAATTTTAATTGCTATTTTATTAGCATTAGCTTTTGTCCATTTTCAATTAACAAAAAGGAAAAATACTTATCAAACATCTATGTTAATTCAACATATAGATTCAAGCGAAGAAATGAAAAAAACCTTAGCGATGGGATTATATCTACGATTCAAAAAAGAAAATCAAGATAATCCTCCTAACTATTCCTCAATTTATATTAAGGAAGATCCACTAGTGTTTGAATTGTTTGTAGCTGATGTAATTCAGAAAATAAGAGGTGGATCCATATGGGTATCACCACCATCAGGAGATTTTGGTGTAGATTTTGAACATACAACTGACAAAGGGATGTTCTTAGGTCAAGTAAAATGTTACCAGGGTGATTTACCCTTTGACCCAATAGCATTAATACATTCAAATATGATTAAAAAAGGTGCTGTTGGCGGGTATGTAATTACTACCGGATCTTTTACTCCAGCTGCGAGGGAATATACTGATGGATTGAATATTGAATTAATTGATGGAGTTAAACTCGTTGAACTATGGATTAATGGGTTGGTGAATGTTGAAGAAGAAATAAAAAAATTGATACCGGAATTTATTTAG
- a CDS encoding FRG domain-containing protein — MENQKRAYELVKRNILSHIEENNIKLFDLWYRGESKIYDSMPSTLYRQMNFNGELDERKLSYLTTFDNIHRYEKWIYDKFTDELKEKNMDLYQSITKNGWDIVFFMQHYGIPTRFIDWSEDLNTSLFFATEKAHLSEEDAVLWLFEPKKMNEILRGSYQLQHPEPDNTYGNFVNAYILGINQDLGAAISSISDSVGVYASNDIERMYSQYGHFVFIPKEFRDMRQYIQEIVSGDNKLQERILKKLIIPNNEARLINQYLESIGCNSSKYKLNETPLINNQGYTFTEFINHFQTRS, encoded by the coding sequence TTGGAAAATCAAAAAAGGGCTTATGAGTTAGTGAAACGTAATATATTGTCTCATATCGAAGAGAACAATATAAAACTATTTGATTTATGGTATAGAGGTGAATCAAAGATATATGATAGTATGCCATCAACATTGTATCGACAGATGAATTTTAATGGTGAGCTAGATGAACGAAAATTAAGTTATTTAACCACTTTTGATAATATTCATCGATATGAAAAGTGGATTTATGATAAATTTACGGATGAACTAAAAGAGAAAAATATGGATTTATACCAAAGTATAACAAAAAATGGGTGGGATATAGTATTTTTTATGCAACATTATGGTATTCCAACTCGATTTATAGATTGGTCAGAAGATTTGAATACATCTTTGTTTTTTGCAACAGAAAAAGCTCATTTGAGCGAAGAAGATGCTGTACTATGGTTATTTGAACCTAAAAAAATGAACGAAATACTACGTGGAAGCTATCAACTGCAACATCCTGAGCCAGATAACACGTATGGGAATTTTGTTAATGCATATATATTGGGGATAAATCAAGATTTGGGAGCGGCAATAAGCTCTATTAGTGATAGTGTTGGTGTCTATGCTTCAAATGATATCGAACGGATGTATAGCCAATATGGTCATTTTGTTTTTATTCCAAAAGAATTCAGAGATATGCGGCAATATATCCAAGAAATTGTTTCAGGTGATAATAAACTTCAAGAGAGAATTCTAAAAAAATTAATTATACCTAATAATGAAGCTAGATTAATTAATCAATATTTAGAAAGTATTGGCTGTAACAGTAGTAAATATAAGCTAAACGAAACACCTTTAATAAATAACCAAGGATATACTTTTACAGAATTTATTAATCATTTTCAGACGCGATCTTAA
- the kwaA gene encoding anti-phage protein KwaA, with protein sequence MIILLKNNWDKIELYIISLWLLFLLILIVTIKIPICFGDNCSFIGIKKIIALNWVPILALCFLIFGIICVFRFKYKISGSEQTPITINNIENKNYEHLTFLSTYIIPLIAFDLTKPRYLVVLLVLLLAIGIIYLKTNLFYSNPTLAILGYRIYKADAKFRIENRSNIILISREDLEVNQRVSYRKIDENIYYVRVIR encoded by the coding sequence GTGATAATTTTGCTCAAAAACAACTGGGATAAAATAGAGCTTTATATAATATCACTGTGGTTACTTTTTTTATTAATACTTATTGTTACTATCAAAATACCAATTTGTTTTGGAGATAATTGTAGTTTTATAGGGATTAAAAAAATTATTGCTTTAAATTGGGTTCCCATTTTAGCACTATGCTTTTTGATTTTTGGGATTATCTGTGTATTTAGATTCAAATATAAAATTTCTGGTAGTGAGCAAACTCCGATTACAATTAATAATATTGAAAATAAAAACTATGAGCATTTAACGTTTTTGTCAACTTATATTATTCCTTTAATTGCATTTGATTTAACAAAGCCAAGATATTTAGTTGTTTTGTTAGTCTTACTTCTCGCTATCGGTATTATTTATTTAAAAACAAATCTATTTTATTCTAATCCAACATTAGCTATACTTGGTTACCGCATTTACAAAGCTGATGCAAAATTTAGGATCGAAAATCGATCTAATATAATTTTAATATCTAGGGAAGATCTTGAAGTTAATCAAAGAGTAAGTTACAGAAAAATTGATGAAAATATTTATTATGTGAGGGTTATCAGATGA
- the kwaB gene encoding anti-phage protein KwaB, with amino-acid sequence MNKSELVTVIKTFIDNQNGFVAEIFFVLKNSAGDILKRADLESAAQTNLKNEFIVNLNERIIKNEELSILPISNFDERKNVLFEYDLDQIPVGLNILEELQRTEDFPLFSFSNDRLDDITGIIFLIHYNDNTLISYKRNYPINLYKRDRNGIPLIKWGNETRFKEMPDDILRIYPDFDFFRLNDELFIRNINILEKFFSFHEIIKSTAVRALSEIESANLIEDIDSLEEMIDDITFARKLTKIGSHSPVLNRIPADTIIEFVNTYPTLKGKFEFNEDNSRIKLTTKKSKRLFLKLLNDDYLQSQLTELHYDSLAKEAVEI; translated from the coding sequence ATGAATAAATCAGAGTTAGTAACTGTTATTAAAACCTTTATAGATAATCAAAATGGATTTGTAGCAGAAATATTTTTTGTTTTAAAGAATTCAGCAGGAGATATTTTAAAGAGAGCTGACTTAGAAAGTGCTGCCCAAACTAATTTAAAAAATGAATTTATTGTAAATCTAAATGAAAGAATAATCAAAAATGAAGAACTTAGTATCTTACCTATTTCAAATTTTGACGAAAGAAAAAATGTTTTATTTGAATATGATTTAGATCAAATTCCAGTAGGATTGAATATCTTAGAAGAACTCCAAAGAACAGAAGATTTCCCTCTTTTCTCGTTTAGTAATGATCGTCTAGATGATATTACTGGGATAATATTTCTCATTCATTATAACGACAATACATTAATATCCTATAAAAGAAACTATCCAATAAATTTATATAAAAGAGATAGAAATGGTATTCCTTTAATAAAATGGGGAAACGAAACTCGATTTAAAGAAATGCCGGACGACATTTTAAGAATATATCCAGATTTTGATTTCTTTCGATTAAATGATGAACTTTTTATAAGGAATATTAATATTCTAGAGAAATTTTTTAGTTTTCACGAGATTATAAAATCAACTGCGGTTAGAGCATTAAGTGAAATTGAATCTGCAAATTTAATCGAGGATATTGATTCACTTGAAGAAATGATAGATGACATTACTTTTGCTCGTAAACTAACTAAGATTGGCTCACATTCTCCAGTTCTTAATAGAATTCCTGCGGATACTATCATTGAATTCGTTAACACTTATCCAACGTTAAAAGGTAAATTTGAATTTAATGAAGATAATTCAAGGATTAAACTAACAACAAAAAAATCAAAAAGATTATTTTTAAAATTACTAAATGATGACTACCTTCAATCTCAATTAACTGAACTTCACTATGATAGTCTAGCAAAAGAAGCTGTCGAGATATAG
- a CDS encoding DEAD/DEAH box helicase produces the protein MEQVTSDVNLESLLKELKNTKEVTEFGRILQNIFILCINLDVNQINISEESIERSIKFIRILDKISIYLFSEYNNTYKNYDNETKNKAMELTALVSDKVGDYLKHVNETELTSLNIEKILFKQLKSYWKSSVAYTLGDNAPNSIVIAKKLRNVLLELQENHTIIKDKKDIFTFSYYLLSRQTISNIEDYIEDPALIDIFHNLRKFIQSGEVRFINVLYSILDEQIKLSLELFDTNYYWHLRYVKLCLGKIINNCVWNNLEGIFSRNYIQQLIKSRPPVIELWPNQLEVINNKDSFLKNDSIKRTLVNFPTSGGKSLLAEFAIVKELETDITKKCFYIVPTNALVYEVTKRLRERFRRLGYNVSSSINGYEPDLVYGNYFEEHIIVTTPEKLDMIIKNNLSEDILSETSLIIFDEFQKIQDRSRGWIIEGSIVFLINHLKFKNIKLMFLSAIIDNGPIIINWVDDENGSSSDYIPNSWRPTNKIRGLAKYEYKTTSRNRWISVPEKHKYYKEQYNAFFAQSKIRYLIGQREIDINIFDFPRYHYKTNNTLVKNQNLKYENFIMGVAQKLKNMGGSLIFFHTREECENFVRNYEPYFPEKLHLSQEVKHLIVYIEKRLGINHLLVVGLKKGLVYHHGSLPMDIREALEDYYAKGYIQIMVCTTTLVEGVNFPIQNFIHTGKKYEGLRTLSPGDFKNIVGRAGRAYQSTFGQIIYIDFYRNNGNIIEEHLNYEVYTNNVESSILNDEELFKSIEELESIDSEQRENFITKITEKNFIKSLLLYYNSLSDEVKDVEVLLGNTLFARQIGDEKFKKLTNLSKSVYSFYDTRPREELLRVQESGLSFISFKLLTNIAEEVVENYKTDGPLFFLKDILTKESYIKILSLPESAKFKVKKSTSTSGTIEIDDYNLLIDWVESNLTLQELSIKYFSSVDPNYQMSRIVEYVKDMFEFKLPWVFGTLSSLILEKLGFVNYFAYLPIFIKYGIDNSVDADLFKLGFNSRETVKDLSVHIQTNTTYESLEELKEYLKSIDPIEFLDEKEKLSPFEVRKLVNLTNNYKDITSLLDDGKTVETYLAGTKYYLCKLPNRDAVLIELTNGAGLKLKREVNNFYDEYAIEVYFKDQKIGYIPRKINEEVSYYLDLNTDYSLTIKSMDIVNEETFIDIKLVLSFNLIY, from the coding sequence ATGGAACAGGTTACAAGCGATGTAAATCTGGAGAGTCTTTTAAAAGAATTAAAGAACACTAAGGAAGTCACTGAATTTGGAAGAATACTTCAAAATATCTTTATTCTTTGTATTAATTTGGATGTTAATCAGATAAATATTAGTGAAGAAAGTATAGAAAGAAGTATTAAGTTTATAAGAATACTTGATAAAATTTCAATTTATCTATTTTCTGAATACAATAATACATATAAAAATTATGATAATGAAACTAAAAATAAAGCAATGGAATTAACTGCACTTGTTTCAGATAAGGTTGGAGATTATTTAAAACACGTTAATGAAACAGAATTAACATCACTAAATATTGAGAAAATATTATTTAAACAACTAAAATCTTATTGGAAGTCTTCAGTTGCTTATACTTTAGGTGATAATGCCCCGAACAGCATAGTAATTGCTAAAAAGTTGCGTAATGTTTTATTAGAATTACAGGAAAACCATACAATTATTAAAGATAAAAAGGATATATTCACCTTTTCCTATTATCTATTAAGCCGGCAAACAATTAGTAACATTGAAGATTATATAGAAGATCCGGCATTAATTGATATTTTTCATAATTTGCGAAAATTTATCCAATCTGGAGAAGTAAGATTTATTAATGTTCTTTATTCTATATTGGATGAGCAAATTAAGTTGTCCCTAGAATTATTTGATACCAATTATTATTGGCATTTACGATACGTAAAGCTTTGTTTAGGGAAAATTATTAATAATTGTGTTTGGAATAATTTGGAAGGTATTTTTTCAAGAAACTATATACAACAGTTAATTAAATCTAGACCACCAGTGATAGAATTATGGCCTAATCAACTAGAAGTTATTAATAATAAAGACAGTTTTCTAAAGAATGATTCTATAAAAAGGACACTAGTTAATTTTCCTACTAGTGGGGGGAAAAGTTTACTTGCTGAGTTTGCAATTGTTAAAGAATTAGAAACTGATATTACTAAAAAATGTTTCTATATTGTACCAACTAATGCATTAGTATATGAAGTAACTAAACGTCTTCGTGAAAGATTTAGGAGATTAGGATATAACGTGTCGAGTTCAATTAATGGTTACGAACCTGATCTAGTTTATGGGAATTACTTTGAAGAACATATAATAGTAACAACACCGGAAAAGCTAGATATGATAATTAAAAATAATTTATCGGAAGACATACTTAGTGAAACTTCATTAATAATATTTGATGAATTTCAAAAGATTCAGGATAGAAGTAGAGGATGGATAATAGAAGGTAGTATTGTTTTTTTAATAAATCACCTCAAATTTAAAAATATCAAGCTTATGTTTCTATCTGCAATTATTGATAATGGTCCAATAATTATTAATTGGGTTGATGATGAAAACGGTTCAAGTTCAGACTATATTCCTAATTCGTGGAGACCAACGAATAAAATAAGAGGGCTTGCAAAATACGAATATAAAACAACAAGTAGAAATAGATGGATATCAGTTCCCGAGAAACATAAGTATTATAAGGAACAGTACAATGCATTTTTTGCGCAATCAAAAATAAGGTATTTAATTGGTCAGAGGGAAATTGATATTAATATCTTTGATTTTCCTAGATATCATTATAAGACTAATAATACGCTAGTTAAGAATCAAAACCTTAAGTATGAAAATTTCATTATGGGTGTAGCACAAAAACTTAAAAATATGGGTGGAAGTTTAATTTTCTTTCATACTAGGGAAGAATGTGAAAACTTTGTAAGAAATTACGAACCCTACTTTCCTGAAAAGCTTCACCTAAGTCAAGAGGTAAAGCATCTAATAGTTTATATTGAAAAAAGACTTGGTATAAATCATTTATTAGTTGTAGGTTTAAAAAAAGGCCTTGTGTATCACCACGGAAGTTTACCAATGGATATAAGAGAAGCACTTGAAGATTACTATGCTAAAGGCTACATACAAATAATGGTTTGTACTACCACTCTAGTAGAGGGGGTTAATTTCCCAATTCAAAATTTTATTCATACTGGAAAAAAGTACGAAGGACTGAGAACTCTTTCCCCCGGAGATTTCAAAAATATTGTAGGTAGAGCCGGAAGAGCATACCAAAGTACATTTGGGCAAATTATATATATTGATTTTTATAGAAATAATGGAAATATAATTGAAGAGCACTTAAATTATGAAGTTTATACTAATAATGTTGAGAGTTCTATTTTAAACGATGAAGAACTTTTTAAATCCATAGAAGAATTAGAATCGATAGATAGTGAACAAAGAGAAAATTTTATTACTAAAATAACGGAGAAAAACTTTATTAAGTCTTTATTACTCTACTATAATTCGTTATCTGATGAAGTAAAGGATGTTGAAGTTCTATTAGGAAACACTCTTTTTGCAAGGCAAATAGGAGATGAAAAATTCAAGAAACTTACAAATCTATCGAAAAGTGTTTATTCATTTTATGATACTAGACCAAGGGAAGAATTATTAAGAGTTCAAGAAAGTGGTTTATCTTTTATATCATTTAAATTATTAACAAATATTGCAGAAGAGGTAGTAGAAAATTATAAAACAGATGGTCCATTATTTTTTCTAAAAGATATTTTGACTAAAGAATCATATATTAAAATATTAAGTCTGCCGGAAAGTGCAAAATTCAAAGTTAAAAAAAGTACTTCTACCTCAGGAACAATAGAAATTGATGATTATAATCTTTTAATTGATTGGGTAGAAAGCAATCTGACTCTTCAAGAACTTTCAATTAAGTATTTTAGTTCAGTTGACCCTAATTACCAAATGAGCAGAATTGTAGAGTATGTAAAAGATATGTTTGAGTTTAAACTTCCTTGGGTGTTTGGAACCCTTTCAAGTTTGATTTTAGAGAAACTAGGATTTGTTAATTATTTTGCATATCTTCCGATTTTTATCAAATATGGTATTGATAATAGTGTTGATGCTGATTTATTTAAATTAGGATTTAATTCTAGGGAAACTGTAAAAGATCTATCCGTTCATATACAAACCAATACAACATATGAGAGCTTGGAGGAATTAAAAGAGTATTTAAAATCTATTGATCCTATCGAATTCTTGGATGAAAAAGAAAAACTTTCACCATTTGAGGTGAGAAAACTTGTAAATCTAACTAACAACTATAAAGATATTACATCTTTGCTAGATGATGGGAAAACCGTAGAAACTTATTTGGCAGGTACTAAATATTACTTATGCAAACTACCAAATAGGGATGCCGTGTTAATTGAATTAACTAATGGAGCGGGGCTTAAGTTAAAAAGAGAAGTCAATAATTTCTACGATGAATACGCAATTGAAGTTTATTTTAAAGACCAGAAGATTGGTTACATACCGAGAAAGATTAATGAGGAAGTCTCATATTATCTAGATTTAAATACAGATTACTCATTAACAATTAAAAGTATGGATATAGTAAATGAGGAAACATTTATTGATATAAAGTTAGTCCTTTCATTTAATTTAATTTATTGA